A portion of the Pseudomonas sp. PSE14 genome contains these proteins:
- a CDS encoding helix-turn-helix domain-containing protein, whose translation MCSVIEQARDNPVPVFRLYGETAAWPTPDLIHCESIASRSRLHDWEIRPHRHGDLVQLLYVQSGEAELEVEGQVMPVREASLQVTPALAVHGFRFAEDVQGWVLSMGLPLAEQLGRLLESTVLEQPACFAVGEGKRHLDALFESIDREYAEQAPGRDLMLQSLLNMLLVWLSRRSQEQSRAEASQQDRGIEHVQAFARLLERNFREHRPIEHYAAKLGISAAHLNALCRRLAGQSALQMIHQRLLLEAKRHLVYTTLTVQQVSDSLGFSEPAYFSRFFKRYAGVSPRAFRQPR comes from the coding sequence ATGTGTTCGGTGATCGAACAAGCGCGCGACAATCCGGTCCCGGTGTTCCGCCTGTATGGCGAGACCGCCGCCTGGCCGACGCCGGACCTGATTCATTGCGAATCCATCGCCTCGCGCAGCCGCCTGCATGACTGGGAAATTCGCCCGCACCGTCACGGTGATCTGGTGCAACTGCTCTATGTGCAGTCCGGCGAGGCCGAGCTGGAGGTGGAGGGGCAGGTGATGCCTGTTCGCGAGGCGTCGTTGCAGGTCACGCCAGCGTTGGCGGTGCATGGCTTTCGCTTCGCCGAGGACGTGCAGGGTTGGGTGCTGAGCATGGGCCTGCCGCTGGCCGAGCAGCTCGGTCGCCTGCTGGAAAGCACGGTGCTGGAGCAACCGGCGTGCTTCGCCGTGGGCGAGGGCAAGCGCCACCTGGATGCGCTGTTCGAGTCCATCGACCGCGAATACGCGGAGCAGGCGCCGGGCCGCGACCTGATGCTGCAATCGCTGCTGAATATGCTGCTGGTCTGGCTCAGCCGCCGTTCCCAGGAGCAGTCCCGCGCCGAGGCCAGCCAGCAGGATCGCGGCATCGAGCATGTGCAGGCCTTCGCCCGCCTGCTGGAGCGGAACTTCCGCGAGCACCGGCCAATCGAGCATTACGCGGCGAAGCTGGGCATCAGCGCCGCGCACCTGAACGCCCTGTGCCGGCGCCTGGCCGGGCAGTCGGCGTTGCAGATGATCCACCAGCGCCTGCTGCTGGAGGCCAAGCGGCACCTGGTGTACACGACGCTGACCGTGCAGCAGGTGTCGGACAGCCTGGGCTTTTCCGAGCCCGCCTACTTCTCCCGATTCTTCAAGCGCTACGCCGGGGTTTCGCCCCGCGCGTTCCGCCAGCCCCGTTGA
- the pobA gene encoding 4-hydroxybenzoate 3-monooxygenase — translation MKTQVAIIGAGPSGLLLGQLLHRAGIDTVILERQTPDYVLGRIRAGVLEQTTADLLREAGAGERMDAEGLLHDGFELVLNGRRERIDLKTLTGGKQVMVYGQTEVTRDLMQARAASGALSVYEAVDVELHEVTGNAPYVTFTHQGERVRLDCDYIAGCDGFHGVARRTIPAERLSIFERVYPFGWLGLLSDTPPVNHELIYASSERGFSLCSQRSATRSRYYLQVGLEEKVEDWSDERFWEELKRRIPEDAAHQLITGPSLEKSIAPLRSFVVEPLQYGRLFLVGDAGHIVPPTGAKGLNLAASDVNTLYRILVKVYGEGRTELLEQYSPIALRRIWKAERFSWWMTSMLHNFPENDAFTRRMLETELDYFVGSEAGRTTIAENYVGLPFEDVI, via the coding sequence ATGAAAACCCAGGTCGCCATCATCGGCGCCGGCCCGTCCGGCCTCCTGCTCGGCCAGCTGCTGCACAGGGCTGGCATCGACACCGTCATCCTCGAACGCCAGACCCCCGACTACGTACTCGGCCGCATCCGTGCCGGGGTGCTCGAACAGACCACCGCCGACCTGCTACGCGAAGCCGGCGCGGGCGAACGCATGGACGCCGAGGGGCTGCTGCACGACGGCTTCGAACTGGTACTGAACGGCCGTCGCGAACGCATCGACCTCAAGACCCTCACCGGCGGCAAACAGGTCATGGTCTACGGCCAGACCGAAGTCACCCGCGATCTGATGCAGGCCCGCGCCGCCAGCGGCGCGCTGAGCGTGTACGAGGCCGTCGACGTGGAACTGCACGAGGTCACCGGCAATGCGCCCTACGTCACCTTCACCCACCAGGGCGAGCGCGTGCGCCTGGACTGCGACTACATCGCCGGCTGCGACGGTTTCCACGGCGTGGCGCGGCGGACCATCCCGGCGGAGCGCCTGAGCATCTTCGAACGCGTCTACCCCTTCGGCTGGCTCGGCCTGCTCAGCGACACCCCGCCGGTCAACCACGAACTCATCTATGCCAGCAGCGAGCGCGGCTTCAGCCTGTGCAGCCAGCGCTCCGCTACCCGCAGTCGCTACTACCTGCAGGTGGGGCTGGAGGAGAAGGTGGAAGACTGGTCTGACGAGCGCTTCTGGGAAGAACTCAAGCGCCGCATTCCGGAGGACGCCGCGCACCAGCTGATCACCGGCCCCTCGCTGGAGAAGAGCATCGCCCCGCTGCGCAGCTTCGTGGTGGAGCCGCTGCAGTACGGCCGCCTGTTCCTGGTCGGCGACGCCGGCCACATCGTCCCGCCCACCGGCGCCAAGGGCCTGAACCTGGCGGCCAGCGACGTGAACACGCTGTACCGCATCCTGGTGAAGGTCTACGGCGAAGGCCGCACCGAGTTGCTGGAGCAGTATTCGCCCATCGCCCTGCGGCGCATCTGGAAGGCCGAGCGTTTCTCCTGGTGGATGACGTCGATGCTACACAACTTCCCCGAGAACGACGCCTTCACCCGGCGCATGCTGGAGACCGAACTGGACTACTTCGTCGGCTCCGAGGCCGGACGCACGACCATCGCGGAGAACTACGTGGGGTTGCCGTTCGAGGACGTGATCTAA
- a CDS encoding IclR family transcriptional regulator, with amino-acid sequence MTDAPRASLPPLAPPIVASPAKRIEAFTGDPNFMTSLARGLAVIHAFQERKRHLTIAQISHRTEIPRAAVRRCLHTLMKLGYVTSDGRTYSLLPKVLTLGHAYLSSTPLAVTAQPILDRLSEQLHEACSMATLEGDEILYIARSATPQRLISVDLSVGSRLPAYCTSMGRILLAGLDDEALEDYLAHADLQVKTSRTVHTPDMLRASIAEIRQQGWVIIDQELEVGLRSIAVPLKDSAGQVLAALNVGTHAGRVSRQELETRFLPVLLEASRELGTRLFH; translated from the coding sequence ATGACCGACGCCCCTCGTGCCAGCCTGCCGCCCCTCGCGCCGCCCATCGTTGCCTCGCCGGCCAAGCGCATCGAAGCCTTCACCGGCGATCCGAACTTCATGACCTCGCTGGCTCGTGGCCTGGCGGTGATCCACGCCTTCCAGGAGCGCAAGCGCCACCTGACCATCGCGCAGATCAGCCACCGCACCGAGATTCCCCGCGCCGCCGTGCGCCGCTGTCTGCATACGCTGATGAAGCTCGGCTACGTCACCTCCGACGGACGTACCTATTCGCTGCTGCCCAAGGTGCTGACCCTTGGCCATGCCTACCTGTCGTCCACGCCGCTGGCGGTCACCGCCCAGCCAATCCTCGACCGCCTGAGCGAGCAACTGCACGAGGCGTGCTCGATGGCGACGCTGGAAGGCGACGAAATCCTCTATATCGCCCGCTCCGCGACGCCGCAGCGCCTGATTTCCGTAGACCTCAGCGTCGGCAGCCGGCTGCCGGCCTACTGCACCTCCATGGGCCGCATTCTGCTTGCCGGCCTGGACGACGAGGCGCTGGAGGACTACCTGGCCCACGCCGACCTGCAGGTGAAGACCAGCCGCACCGTGCACACGCCGGACATGCTGCGGGCGAGTATCGCCGAGATTCGCCAGCAGGGCTGGGTGATCATCGATCAGGAGCTGGAGGTCGGCCTGCGTTCCATCGCCGTGCCGCTGAAGGATTCCGCCGGCCAGGTGCTGGCGGCGCTGAACGTCGGCACCCATGCCGGACGGGTGTCGCGCCAGGAACTGGAGACGCGCTTCCTGCCGGTGCTGCTGGAGGCCAGTCGCGAGCTGGGCACCCGGCTGTTTCATTGA
- the ubiM gene encoding 5-demethoxyubiquinol-8 5-hydroxylase UbiM gives MHVDIAIVGAGPAGLCLARSLSGSGLSVQLIERQPLASLAEPAEDGREIALTHASRAELQRLGMWSRIDSQEVSPLRDAQVLNGPSLFALRIEAGQAGAEQLGYFVANQAIRRAAFDAVHECPDVSLVCGRALRSLRVERDGVQLTLDDDSQVHARLLVAADSRFSETRRMLGIGASLEDFGKTMMVCRMAHERPHHNVAWEWFGYGQTLALLPINGDRSSVVLTLPQREMAPLLELDEVAFAHEMERRFDRRLGAMQLLGPRHSYPLVGVFADRFAGPRSALIGDAAVGMHPVTAHGFNFGLQSQRRLAAEVLATHRRGGDIGGAWPLRRYATAHRLATWPLYQATRLIVGMYTDPRPPARLLRNAGLRLAQGLPPLRQVIARHLAQGA, from the coding sequence ATGCACGTGGACATCGCCATCGTCGGCGCCGGCCCTGCCGGGCTGTGCCTGGCCCGCTCGTTGTCCGGCAGCGGCCTGTCGGTCCAGCTGATCGAACGCCAGCCGCTGGCGAGCCTGGCCGAGCCGGCTGAGGACGGCCGCGAGATCGCCCTGACCCACGCCTCACGCGCCGAGCTGCAGCGGCTGGGGATGTGGTCGCGCATCGACTCGCAGGAAGTCTCGCCATTGCGCGATGCCCAGGTACTCAACGGCCCGTCGCTGTTCGCGCTGCGCATCGAGGCGGGGCAGGCGGGCGCCGAACAGTTGGGCTACTTCGTGGCCAACCAGGCGATCCGCCGCGCGGCCTTCGATGCGGTGCACGAGTGCCCGGACGTATCGCTGGTCTGCGGCCGAGCGCTGCGCTCGCTGCGAGTGGAGCGCGACGGTGTGCAGCTGACGCTGGACGATGACAGCCAGGTGCATGCGCGCCTGCTGGTCGCCGCCGACAGCCGTTTTTCCGAGACGCGACGGATGCTCGGCATCGGCGCGAGCCTGGAGGATTTCGGCAAGACCATGATGGTCTGCCGCATGGCTCACGAGCGGCCACACCACAACGTGGCCTGGGAGTGGTTCGGCTACGGCCAGACCCTGGCGCTGCTGCCGATCAATGGCGATCGTTCCTCGGTGGTGCTGACCCTGCCGCAGCGGGAGATGGCGCCGCTGCTGGAGCTGGACGAGGTAGCCTTCGCCCATGAGATGGAGCGGCGCTTCGACCGCCGCCTGGGCGCCATGCAATTGCTCGGGCCGCGCCATAGCTACCCGTTGGTGGGCGTATTCGCCGATCGCTTCGCCGGCCCGCGCAGCGCACTGATCGGCGACGCCGCCGTGGGCATGCATCCGGTCACTGCTCATGGTTTCAACTTCGGCCTGCAGAGCCAGCGCCGCCTTGCCGCGGAGGTGCTGGCCACCCATAGACGCGGCGGCGACATCGGCGGCGCCTGGCCGTTGCGCCGTTACGCCACGGCCCATCGCCTGGCGACCTGGCCGTTGTACCAGGCCACGCGCCTGATCGTCGGCATGTACACCGATCCACGCCCGCCGGCGCGCCTGCTGCGTAATGCCGGTTTGCGCCTGGCGCAGGGCCTGCCGCCGCTGCGGCAGGTGATCGCGCGGCATCTGGCGCAGGGGGCGTGA
- the zapE gene encoding cell division protein ZapE — MTFDIEISAEAVADRVRRHFAAALDERGYRADEAQLAAVDHLASWLDDFLAGRHGFLRKPVAGVYLWGGVGRGKSFVMDHFFAAAPIQAKRRVHFHAFLQELQGRMLAITGQSDPLVRVARAIAEETRLLCFDEFHVHDIGDAMLLGRMLKVLVDEGVGLVCTSNYQPENLCPNPLYRERFRPAIELIEKRFDVVSLDGGHDYREQSSALEEWGSFVWPATTDDFDLIHDRLRLADDANFNEVLNVNHHPLRIHAHDGYSAWMDFSEMFERPRSASDYLWLIEHFPRMAVSGLGPLADYPPDVSMRFLNFIDIAYDRQLRLQLFASVSLEELAAGGAAVDFARTLSRLRQLKLEPL; from the coding sequence TTGACTTTTGATATTGAAATATCCGCCGAAGCGGTCGCAGACCGCGTCCGGCGGCACTTCGCCGCCGCGCTCGATGAGCGCGGCTACCGTGCGGACGAGGCCCAGCTGGCGGCGGTGGATCACCTCGCCAGCTGGCTCGACGATTTCCTCGCCGGCCGCCATGGCTTCCTGCGCAAGCCGGTGGCCGGCGTCTACCTGTGGGGCGGTGTGGGGCGGGGCAAGAGCTTCGTCATGGATCACTTCTTCGCGGCGGCGCCCATCCAGGCCAAACGCCGTGTGCACTTTCACGCCTTCCTGCAGGAGTTGCAGGGCCGCATGCTGGCGATCACCGGGCAGTCCGACCCACTGGTACGGGTAGCCCGTGCCATCGCCGAGGAGACCCGGCTGCTGTGCTTCGACGAGTTCCATGTGCATGACATCGGCGACGCCATGTTGCTGGGGCGCATGCTCAAGGTGCTGGTGGACGAGGGCGTGGGGCTGGTCTGCACCTCCAACTACCAGCCGGAAAACCTCTGCCCGAACCCGCTGTACCGCGAACGCTTCCGCCCGGCCATCGAGCTGATCGAAAAGCGCTTCGACGTGGTGTCGCTGGATGGCGGCCATGACTACCGCGAGCAGAGTAGCGCACTGGAGGAGTGGGGCAGTTTCGTCTGGCCGGCAACGACGGACGATTTCGATTTGATCCATGACCGCTTGAGGTTGGCGGACGACGCGAACTTCAACGAAGTGCTCAACGTCAACCATCATCCGCTGAGAATCCACGCCCATGATGGCTACAGCGCCTGGATGGATTTCAGCGAGATGTTCGAGCGGCCGCGTTCGGCCAGCGACTACCTGTGGCTGATCGAGCACTTCCCGCGCATGGCCGTCAGCGGTCTCGGCCCCCTGGCGGATTACCCGCCAGATGTGAGCATGCGTTTCCTCAACTTCATCGATATCGCCTATGACCGGCAGCTACGGTTGCAGCTGTTCGCCTCGGTGTCGCTGGAAGAATTGGCAGCCGGCGGGGCGGCGGTGGATTTTGCGCGGACGTTGAGCCGGTTGCGGCAGTTGAAGCTGGAGCCGCTTTAA
- a CDS encoding DUF2025 family protein: MAITSSDICKAADGLCGFVGFNRKTGKYIVRFSEDSFGMDVVEDSIQPACEFVWASRAGDVMILSRECLQILAEQNINDRLNFGEALLTYLRRTDLPEIAAERRLK; encoded by the coding sequence ATGGCCATCACTTCCAGCGACATCTGCAAGGCTGCCGACGGCCTTTGCGGCTTTGTCGGTTTCAATCGCAAGACGGGCAAGTACATCGTGCGTTTCAGCGAAGACTCCTTCGGCATGGACGTGGTCGAGGACAGCATCCAGCCGGCCTGCGAGTTCGTCTGGGCGTCCAGGGCGGGGGATGTCATGATCCTGAGCCGCGAATGCCTGCAGATTCTCGCCGAGCAGAACATCAACGACCGCCTCAACTTCGGCGAAGCGCTGCTCACCTACCTGCGCCGCACTGATCTCCCGGAAATAGCCGCGGAACGACGCCTGAAGTAA
- the pcaQ gene encoding pca operon transcription factor PcaQ: protein MNIDSRIKFRHLVCFLEVARQGSLARAADVLAVSQPAISKTLKELEDLLEASLFERGKSGASLTEAGVAFLRYAGPCVQALRDGVNSLRGGEYASSTVRLGVLSTVESLLMPEVVRRLHERHPAMVVSVVGGPSAHLLSQLRVGELDLVVGRMTESPQIQGLAFEHLYSESMTLVARAGHPLLGRPLTPAALDDWPLVLPLAGTTIRKSADSLLVQSGLGQPRRRLETLSTVLGRRYVLSSDALWIAPLDSVRLDLRTGEMVELPLDVQEPGGSVGVCSNSTLPLSLGAHWCLEVLREVGEAYREGTYP from the coding sequence ATGAATATCGATTCGCGTATCAAGTTCCGCCACCTGGTGTGTTTTCTCGAAGTGGCCCGGCAGGGCAGCCTGGCCCGCGCGGCGGACGTCCTGGCGGTGAGTCAGCCGGCGATCTCCAAGACGCTCAAGGAGCTGGAGGATCTGCTGGAGGCCAGCCTGTTCGAGCGCGGCAAGAGCGGCGCCAGCCTGACCGAGGCGGGCGTCGCCTTCCTGCGTTACGCCGGCCCTTGCGTACAGGCGCTGCGTGACGGGGTGAACAGCCTGCGCGGCGGCGAGTACGCCTCCAGTACGGTGCGCCTGGGTGTGCTCTCCACCGTGGAAAGCCTGCTGATGCCGGAGGTCGTGCGGCGCCTGCACGAGCGCCATCCGGCGATGGTGGTCAGCGTGGTCGGCGGGCCCAGCGCGCACCTGTTGTCGCAACTGCGGGTCGGCGAACTGGACCTGGTGGTCGGCCGCATGACAGAAAGTCCGCAGATCCAGGGGCTGGCCTTCGAGCACCTGTACAGCGAATCCATGACCCTGGTGGCCCGCGCCGGGCACCCGCTGCTGGGTCGTCCGCTGACGCCTGCGGCGCTGGACGACTGGCCGCTGGTGCTGCCGCTGGCCGGCACCACCATCCGCAAGTCCGCCGACAGCCTGCTGGTGCAGAGCGGCCTGGGCCAGCCGCGCCGGCGGCTGGAAACCCTGTCCACGGTACTCGGCCGCCGTTATGTGCTGAGCAGCGATGCGCTGTGGATCGCTCCGCTGGATTCGGTGCGCCTGGACCTGCGCACCGGCGAGATGGTCGAGCTGCCGCTGGATGTGCAGGAGCCGGGCGGCTCGGTGGGGGTGTGCAGCAACTCGACGCTGCCGTTGTCCCTCGGTGCGCACTGGTGCCTGGAGGTGCTGCGCGAGGTGGGCGAGGCGTACCGCGAGGGGACTTATCCATAA
- the pcaG gene encoding protocatechuate 3,4-dioxygenase subunit alpha — MPIELLPETPSQTAGPYVHIGLALAAAGNPARDQEIWSEMAKPGAPGEHIVLLGNVYDGNGHLIRDSFLELWQANHEGVYDSAYDLEKPFNGFGRTATTFDAGEWQVRTIKPGVVKNAAGVPMAPHINVSLFARGINIHLQTRIYFEDEAQANAADPVLNRIEQPERRQTLIAKRCEVDGKLAYRFDIRVQGDAETVFFDF, encoded by the coding sequence ATGCCTATCGAACTGCTGCCGGAAACCCCCTCGCAGACCGCCGGCCCCTACGTGCACATCGGCCTCGCCCTGGCCGCTGCCGGCAACCCCGCCCGTGACCAGGAAATCTGGAGCGAGATGGCCAAGCCTGGCGCGCCCGGCGAACACATCGTGCTGCTCGGCAACGTCTACGACGGCAACGGCCACCTGATCCGCGATTCCTTCCTGGAGCTGTGGCAGGCCAATCACGAAGGCGTGTACGACAGCGCCTACGACCTGGAAAAGCCCTTCAACGGTTTCGGGCGCACGGCGACCACCTTCGACGCTGGCGAATGGCAGGTGCGCACCATCAAGCCCGGCGTGGTGAAGAACGCCGCTGGCGTGCCCATGGCGCCGCACATCAACGTTTCGCTGTTCGCTCGCGGGATCAACATCCACCTGCAGACGCGCATCTACTTCGAGGACGAGGCGCAGGCCAACGCGGCGGACCCGGTGCTGAACCGGATCGAGCAGCCCGAACGTCGGCAGACGCTGATCGCCAAACGTTGCGAGGTAGACGGGAAGCTCGCTTACCGCTTTGATATCCGCGTCCAGGGTGATGCGGAAACGGTGTTCTTTGACTTTTGA
- the pcaH gene encoding protocatechuate 3,4-dioxygenase subunit beta, whose product MSDAENSRFVIRDRNWHPKALTPDYKTSITRSPRQALVSIPQSISETSGPDFSHLKMGEHDNDLLLNFNHGGLPIGERILISGRVMDQYGKPVTHTLVEMWQANAGGRYRHKNDRYLAPLDPNFGGVGRALTDSEGRYIFRTIKPGPYPWGNGPNDWRPAHVHFSISGPSISTRLITQLYFEGDPLIPMCPIVKSIANPDAVQTLIAKLDMSNANPMDCLAYRFDIVLRGQRKTHFENR is encoded by the coding sequence ATGTCCGACGCGGAAAACAGCCGCTTCGTCATTCGTGACCGAAACTGGCACCCCAAAGCCCTCACGCCCGACTACAAGACGTCTATCACCCGCTCCCCGCGCCAGGCGCTGGTGAGCATTCCGCAGTCGATCTCCGAAACCAGCGGCCCGGACTTCTCGCACCTGAAAATGGGCGAGCACGACAACGACCTGCTGCTGAACTTCAACCACGGCGGTTTGCCGATCGGCGAGCGCATCCTGATTTCCGGTCGGGTCATGGACCAGTACGGCAAGCCCGTGACGCACACCCTTGTGGAGATGTGGCAGGCCAATGCCGGTGGCCGCTACCGCCACAAGAACGACCGTTACCTGGCGCCGCTGGACCCGAACTTCGGCGGTGTCGGCCGCGCGCTGACCGACAGCGAAGGGCGCTACATCTTCCGCACCATCAAGCCCGGCCCGTACCCCTGGGGCAACGGCCCGAACGACTGGCGCCCGGCGCATGTCCACTTCTCCATCAGCGGTCCGTCGATCTCCACCCGGTTGATCACCCAGCTGTACTTCGAGGGTGACCCGCTGATCCCCATGTGCCCCATCGTCAAGTCCATTGCCAACCCGGACGCGGTGCAGACGCTGATCGCCAAGCTCGACATGAGCAACGCCAACCCCATGGACTGCCTGGCCTACCGCTTCGACATCGTGTTGCGTGGCCAACGCAAGACTCACTTCGAGAACCGCTGA